In the Hevea brasiliensis isolate MT/VB/25A 57/8 chromosome 8, ASM3005281v1, whole genome shotgun sequence genome, AAATCTTATTATTAATAGTAATAGCCGGACATTTACcatatattttcataattaattttagaaaaaattacCATATATTTCTGCTTAATTGCAGGCATTTCTTTTTCAATCGATTTTAAATAGCAAAGTATTAAAGTAACAATATCTTATCAGTATCATATTACATTTTTTTAATATGTTAAGGGTGATTTTGGCGTAATAATAAAATCATATATCTGCAAAGCAGAATAAGACTGGATACATAAACCCTCTTTAGAATCTATGAGTGTTGATGCGTTATACTAAACCATGCATTATGAAATATTAGTTGAAGCATTTTAGCTCCAAGGCTGTAAGAACAAATAAGGCAATAGCCTCTCAACATGCAGTAGttgtagattaattaattaaatggtttttGTCTCTCTTACTCTCTATTGCAATTTAATTCATAGCGGAAACATATTACTAGGTGTGCTTTTTGTTCACAAATCACTAATGAAAAAGAAATTAACCCATAAGATCAATTACCCAAATGCGATTACAATGTAATAGTTCTGTGTCCCCTAGCTCCAAGGAGTTCGTTTTTGATTGATTGCAGCTCTGCCACAACATTGCTGATATTCCTCCGTTCATGTGGAAGTTCTGCAGAGCAAGCAACTCCAATTTCTAATATAGAAACTAAGCTCTTCCGAACTCTACAGCCTCCTGCGCCCCCATTTTCCCATTTTACAATTTCTCGAAGCAGAAATGGATCCACAATCTCTGGCATTCTATCAGGCAGAGCTGCCCTAACGAAGTTGTGAAGGTTCAAACCTTCTTTAAATATGTCATTGGTTGGCTTCTTTCCCGTAAACATCTCCAACAAGAGGATGCCATAGCTGTATACATCACCATCAGTTGACACTTCACTGCCCATCCCATATTCTGCAATTACACAATAAAAAAATCACAATAAAAGAATGGAAAAAGGGAGAAACCTGAAGGAAATGACCAAGCTATATACATTTACCTGGAGCAGCGTAACCGACAGTTCCCCTTACACCAACTGAACTTGTTCCACTAGCAGGCAAGTCTTGTGTGGCTTCTGAAAGGATTCTTGCCAATCCAAAATCACCTACATGTCCTGTCATATCATGGTCCAGGAGAACATTACTTGGCTTGAGATCACAATGAACAATTGGCGTTTCACACTGATGGTGAAGATAATCCAGTGCACAGGCAACATCAATGGTGACATTTAATCTCTGAAGCAAATTCAAACTCCTCGGAGTTTCTTGTGTCTCCTCTGTTGTTGGCTTCTGATGTAACCACTCCTCCAGGCTCCCATTAGCCATGAACTCATAGACTAGAGCTTTGAAATCATTCCCCTGATAATCAACACTTGAGCATACAGTTAGTATCTTGATGAGATTTCGATGTCTAATATTCCGTAAAGCCTCACACTCCGCTGTAAAACTCCTTGAAGCTCCCTGGCGTACAAGAGTAAACACCTTGACAGCAATAGCCATTCCACTTTGATCAAGAATTCCTTTATATACAGATCCAAAGCTACCAGCTCCAATCAAATTAGCCAAGGAGAAACCATCTGTAGCTTTTGAGAGACTATGATAAGACACCATCAAATGCAAATTTTCAGCAAAGTCTGAAGCAGGTTCGTTTCTTTTCTTTCTAGTTAAAAATAGGAAATAACTAGAAAGCACAAGAATTACACATAGCAGCCCAGAAAGTGTCGATATTACTATCTTCCATGCAAGGGACAGTTTTCCTTTTGAGCGTTTAAAGTTGCATCCAGGGAGATGAAATTCGGGTGTTCCTCCACAAAGTCTGCTATTTCCAATGACTGAAGTTCGACTTGCATTCTTGAAAACTCCTCCTACTGGCACCACACCCTCAAAATTGTTATAAGATAGGTTCAAAACTTGCAAGTAGATCAAGTCCCCTAAAAATTCTGGAATTTCACCAGATAAATTGTTGTTTGAAATATCTAATTCTTGAAGGCCTCTCAGTGAGCTCAAAGATGAAGGAATGGGCCCTTGGAAGAAATTGCCTTGCATGAATAGAAATTCTAACGTCACACAACTACCCAGAGTGCTAGGAATCTCACCTGACAACATGTTCTGAGATACATTGAGCACATTTAAATTTTTCAGATTTCCGACTTGTAAGGGAAGGACACTGCTCAATCGATTATGAGACAAGTCTAGGTAAATGGACAAGGAAGAAAGGCCTATAACTTGTGCTGGTATGGAACCACTTAGATTGTTATAAGAAAAATCCAATTTTTGCAAATTTTGGCAGTTTCCAAGACTCGAGGGGATGTCTCCCTGAAGATTGTTGTTTGCTAAAGAAACTTCATATAAATTGGTTAAGTTCCCAACAGAAGATGGAATATgccccgataactcattaaaacttAAACTCAGTATCTGTATACTTTTAAGCTCTCCAATTACAGTTGGAATGTTACCTGAGAGATGATTGCCTGGTGCCAGGAAGACGATTAAGTTGATGAGATTTTGTAACCCTGCTGGGATGTTTCCAACCATGTGATTGTCATTAAACTGCATAATTTCAAGCGTAGTTGAGAAGTTGCCAATTAGTTCAGGCAACATTCCTCCAAAGTTATTGTCGCCCGCAACCAAAACTCGTAAATTGGTGGCATTGGTTAACGAGGAGAGAAAATTCAAGTCACTGGCTCCCCCATTCCCAAGAAAGTTGTATTCGATAGAAAAGAGTTGAAGTCCAAGTGAGTTCCCAAAAGTAGGCACCTGGCCAGTAAGACTGTTCAATTGCAGTTGGATCACTTCTAAATTTGAGGCATTAGACAATGATGGTGGAATGGATCCTATCAACTGGGCTTGGAACATTCCGAGATGTCGAAGATTTGGAAGTGAGATTCCTAGATTGGAGGGAAGACTACCAGGATAAAATGGGTTGCCTGCTAAATATAAATCTGTCAGAAAAGAGAGATTGTAGATTGAAGGAGGGATTGTGCCAGAAAATGTGTTAATATGAAGGAAAAGCTTCCTTAGGGTCGTTAGTTTGCCTAAAGCATTGGGAATACTCCCAATGAAGTAATTCTCTCCTGCAGCGAGTGATTCAAGGGATGATAAGTTTCCAAAGGAAGATGGGATAGCTCCTGTCAGGTTGTTGCCAGAAACAGCAAAAAGTGTGAGCTTTGAAAGGGAGCCAATCTCCATAGGTATTTCTCCAACAAGCTGGTTGTTTACAACGTGAAATTTGATAAGGTTGGAGCATCTGGATAAATTTGATGGAATCCCACCGCTAAGTGAATTATTGAAGAGATAGAGATACTGAAGTTTGCTAAGACGACCAATTTCAGAAGGGATTTCTTGACTGAAGCTGTTGTTATCTAGACTCAACTCTCTTAAAAAGCTCAAATTTCCAATATGCGGTGATATGGAGCCTGCAAGCTGCAGGGACATGAGATTCAGTGAAATG is a window encoding:
- the LOC110660816 gene encoding probable LRR receptor-like serine/threonine-protein kinase At3g47570, producing the protein MQLGYFWSFFCFYATVFFLSLGLTDCALGGNETDRLALLEFKARITDPLGVMSSWNDSINFCLWQGVTCSHRHQRVISLNLMSLQLAGSISPHIGNLSFLRELSLDNNSFSQEIPSEIGRLSKLQYLYLFNNSLSGGIPSNLSRCSNLIKFHVVNNQLVGEIPMEIGSLSKLTLFAVSGNNLTGAIPSSFGNLSSLESLAAGENYFIGSIPNALGKLTTLRKLFLHINTFSGTIPPSIYNLSFLTDLYLAGNPFYPGSLPSNLGISLPNLRHLGMFQAQLIGSIPPSLSNASNLEVIQLQLNSLTGQVPTFGNSLGLQLFSIEYNFLGNGGASDLNFLSSLTNATNLRVLVAGDNNFGGMLPELIGNFSTTLEIMQFNDNHMVGNIPAGLQNLINLIVFLAPGNHLSGNIPTVIGELKSIQILSLSFNELSGHIPSSVGNLTNLYEVSLANNNLQGDIPSSLGNCQNLQKLDFSYNNLSGSIPAQVIGLSSLSIYLDLSHNRLSSVLPLQVGNLKNLNVLNVSQNMLSGEIPSTLGSCVTLEFLFMQGNFFQGPIPSSLSSLRGLQELDISNNNLSGEIPEFLGDLIYLQVLNLSYNNFEGVVPVGGVFKNASRTSVIGNSRLCGGTPEFHLPGCNFKRSKGKLSLAWKIVISTLSGLLCVILVLSSYFLFLTRKKRNEPASDFAENLHLMVSYHSLSKATDGFSLANLIGAGSFGSVYKGILDQSGMAIAVKVFTLVRQGASRSFTAECEALRNIRHRNLIKILTVCSSVDYQGNDFKALVYEFMANGSLEEWLHQKPTTEETQETPRSLNLLQRLNVTIDVACALDYLHHQCETPIVHCDLKPSNVLLDHDMTGHVGDFGLARILSEATQDLPASGTSSVGVRGTVGYAAPEYGMGSEVSTDGDVYSYGILLLEMFTGKKPTNDIFKEGLNLHNFVRAALPDRMPEIVDPFLLREIVKWENGGAGGCRVRKSLVSILEIGVACSAELPHERRNISNVVAELQSIKNELLGARGHRTITFLGAKMLQLIFHNAWFILSDDQSNYTEEASPPPSSPFDFLKNLQGSQKGQNVKGVKELKEYLKRFGHLNHDQSSSNYLNTNNNNEGGGDGDDDFHEQTESAIRKFQLNYNSR